From one Gossypium hirsutum isolate 1008001.06 chromosome D08, Gossypium_hirsutum_v2.1, whole genome shotgun sequence genomic stretch:
- the LOC121220344 gene encoding uncharacterized protein encodes MSRRKKIRREERFASNAECRVVVSRRVLPKLNDPSSFTIPIEIGGVNFGKEFCDLGASINLMPLSIYYRSGLGDLRKPVVTFQLADRSLVHPNGVLEDVLVRVRQVILLVDFIVLDFEEDLKIPILLRGSFLATSKASIDVGKGEMMVEVG; translated from the coding sequence ATGTCTAGGCGAAAAAAGATTAGGAGAGAAGAGCGATTTGCTTCTAATGCCGAGTGTCGTGTTGTTGTGTCCAGAAGAGTCCTACCAAAACTCAATGACCCTAGTAGTTTCACCATTCCCATAGAGATTGGAGGTGTAAATTTTGGCAAGGAGTTTTGCGATCTTGGAGCGAGTATAAACTTAATGCCCTTGTCCATCTACTATAGGTCAGGTTTAGGTGACCTTAGGAAACCTGTGGTAACCTTCCAACTAGCCGATAGGTCCCTAGTTCACCCAAATGGAGTTTTGGAGGATGTTTTAGTGAGAGTTCGACAAGTCATTTTACTAGTTGACTTCATCGTTCTTGACTTTGAGGAGGATTTAAAGATACCAATTCTATTAAGGGGATCGTTCCTAGCTACCTCTAAGGCCAGCATAGATGTGGGCAAAGGAGAGATGATGGTGGAAGTAGGGTGA